In Candidatus Electrothrix scaldis, the genomic window CAAGACAGATGGTCGCACCTGGCGCATCAAGCTTGGGAACTCACCCCTGGATACTGAAAAAATTATACTCACCAGTGGCGGTGCAGTTGTGGGCGATGTACCGGAAGGGATTCCCTCTTTGAGTATGCCGGAGATCAACCTGAAAGCTGTAACAAAACTACTCCCCACAGCAATCATCATTTCCCTTCTTGGTTTCATGGAGGCCATAGCTATTGCCAAAGCAATGGCAGCAAAAACCGGTCAACAAATTGATGCCAACCAGGAGCTCATCGGCCAAGGTTTGGCAAACATCCTTGGTTCTGCGGGCCAGAGTTATGCCGTGTCCGGTTCCTTTTCCCGCTCAGCAGTAAATCTCCAGGCTGGCGCTGTCACCGGTATTTCCTCGGTGGTCACCTCCATGATGGTCCTGCTGACGCTGATGTTTTTCACCCCCCTGCTCTATCACTTGCCTCAGGCGACCTTGGCAGCGGTTATCATGATGGCGGTTATCGGACTGATCAATACCAGCGGTTTTATTCACGCCTGGAAGGCTCAGCGCTATGATGGGATCATATCGGTGATCACCTTTCTCGTAACCCTCTATGCCGCGCCCCATTTGGACCAAGGCATTCTGGTCGGTTTCGCCCTGTCTATGGGAGTGTTTCTCTACAAATCCATGCGTCCCGTTGTTGCTGAGCTTTCCATGAACGAGGAGAAAATCCTCAAGAGCTCAGAACATTACCGACTCAAGGGCTGTCGTCATATCTCCGTGGTCCGTTTTGATGGCGCCCTGTTCTTTGCCAATGCCAGTTACCTTGATGAACAAGTTGGAAGGTTCCGCAACGAGCACCCAAATCTCCGAGCTATTCTACTTGATGCCCGTGGCATTAACGACATGGACGCCTCTGGCGAAGAAGTTCTCGCCATGATCGTACAGCGTCTGCGAGCAGCTGGCCTAAGCTTTGCCATGAGTAGTGTGAAAGGCCAGGTAATGGCAGTCATGGAACGAACCCATCTACTCGACAAGATTGGCAGAGAGCATATCTATCCAGACACAAAAACAGCTGTTGCCTCTCTCACAGAGGAAATACATAGGGATTCAAATCTCCCTAAAGATTGCTGTCCAGATTGCCCCTTGACCCATTACATACCAGCGCCCTGACGTATCTATTCACTCCATTTTGCTTTCTTAAGAGAGGCGACCCTATGAACCCCACAAAAGTTATGAATACATCCAAGGTCATTGCCCTGGCGACAGACGGTTCTTCCTCTACAGACGGAGCCGTACAGGAGGCTATTTTCCTGGCCCAGTCATGCAGAGCAAGAATTGTGGTCCTGCACGTCATTCCAATTGATTCTGGATCAGCAACTGCAATTCACGCCTCAACGTCGTCCAGCCTCCTGGAAAGCAAAAAATACCTAAAGAGGCTCAAAACACTTACTGATGATAACGAAATCCCCTGTGAGATTATCATTGAAGAGTCCTACCAGCCTGACAAAGCTATCGTTGAATTGAGCTATAAACACCAGGCTGATCTCCTGATCATGGGACGAAATAGCAGGCAAGGCTTGCGGAAATTGCTGGCAGGAAGTATGACCTCCAAGGTGATTGGTCGAGGCTTTCCCAAAGTCCTGGTTGTGCCCAAAGACTTTACCATTGGTGGAGATAAGGTTCTTCTTGCCATTGACGGCTCAGAAGCCAGCGAGGCTGCTGCGGATGAAATTATTGATATGGGCATTCATTGTACCAATCTGAAAGAAGTCTATGCCCTGTCAGTCACTCGTTCGGAAGACGGGCTTGCAGAAGCCAGAGCACTGGCGGAGGCGGCCTGCAACAGGGGAAAAGAAAAAGCGCCACGGGTCATCTTTCATCCAATGTCCTTAGCAGGAAGACCAGCTGCCGACCTCATTAGCCAGACAGCTGCGGAAAAGCAAGTAGATATGATCTTGATCGGTGGTCACGGCAAGGGGCTCACGAAGCTTCTTATGGGGCACGTGACAGAAAAGGTTATTGGAAAAGCGCACTGTGCAGTACTAGTTATTGAAAAGAAAAAAGAAGATGGATATATTCCAGAGGACAATGAGTAGGTTCTGATCATTATTGGACAAGGATCCAGCCGATGAGTATGGCAGGATTATTCCCTTAATACGTAGTTAGGGAGGAAATACACCATGACAAAGCATAATGCACGACTGCTGGGCGAAGCTGAAGTTATCGCTCTTGCTACAGACGGTTCTTCGTACACAGAAGGAGCAGTACAGGAAACTATTTTCTTAGCTCAGGGATGTGGGGCAAAAATTGTTATTCTGCATGTGATCTCGGTTGGTTCAGGATCAACAACAGGACCGCGAGCCTCTGCCGTCAAGGTACCGCAGGAGATCTCTGATTATCTGGACAACATCAAAAAGATGGCTGATGATCACGGGATTACCTGCGATATTGTCATTGAGCAGTCCTACTACAGCCCGGAAAAAACCATTGTCGATTTGGCGTATAAACATAATGCCGATGTCCTTATTATGGGGCGTCACGGCAAAAGGGGCCTGATCAAGCTCCTGGTAGGCGGTATGACCTCCAAAGTTATTGGCCAGGGTTTCCCTCAGACGCTCGTTGTGCCCTCCCATGCGACTGTTCAAGGAGAAAAAATTCTGGTCGCAACCGATGGATCTGAATCAGGTCAGGCAGCGACAGAAACAGCTATCAGCATGGGGCAAAACTGCACCACGCTCAAAGAGATCTATATACTTTCTGTAGCTGATTCTGAAGATGAACTCGAAGCATCTCAGGAAAGGGTGGAAACGGTTTGCGCAAAAGGACAGGAGATGGCTCCACGTCCCACCTTTCATCCCATCGCCTTAGTTGGTAAACCGTCTGCCGATGTTATTGCTCAGACAGCAGAAGAAAAGCAGGTGGATATGATCTTGGTCGGTGGGCACGGCAAAGGACTCAGCAAAATGCTGATGGGGCATGTCACGGAAAAAGTCATTGGCAAGGCCCATTGTGCGGTGCTGGTGATTGAGAAGAAAGAGGTTGAGGAAGAGACTCAGGAGGATGCCTCTGAGAACAGCGAATAATTCTTTCCTTGTATGATTTTTTGCTGACTATTACGGAATTAGGGAAGGCTGAACCAAGCACTGAAATATCAACAGGTTGAATTGTTCACCAAAGAGCCTCTGCAAGTCATCTGAAAAGGGGGCATGAAAAGAGGGAGCGATTCAGCCCGGCCTCCCGCAGGGTGGCCTGAAAAAGCAGCTCATGGGTACGCGGGGTGCAGGCCGCCACCACCAGCCGGTTCAGCTTGTGCTCCTGAATGGTCTCGGTCAGCACCCGTTGCGTATCCTGGGAACAGGAATACATGTTGGCTGGCCAGGGTAAAAATTTCAATATTCGGATCGCGGCCCGCTTCAACCAGCTTGGGCGCAAGGATACAGAGAGAACAGTCGTTGGTGGGAAAGGTCTTGTCCAGGCGGGCCATGACCCCACCAATGGCCCCGGACTTCTCCACCAGATACACCTTATAGCCCAGTTCAGTGAGATCAAGGGCGGTCTGGACACCGGCCACGCCACCGCCGATAACCATGACGGCTCCGCTGATCTTGGCGGCTGTTTTTGCAATTACGGTCATGAAGAGCTCCTTCGTACGTATCGGCACGGCCGCATTCCCATGCTCTACGAAGATGTAATGCGAAGACGCAATACGAACACGCAGAGACATGGTTCCGCCGTTTGCCGGAGAAATGAATCAATTGCTCAGACGGCCCTTGTCCGTCTGATTTATCGTAGAAGGATACGTCGACCAAAGAGGTCGAAAGAAATCAGGAGAGGAGGCAAGCCGCTGATCTTACTCGCCGACCCAGACCGGGTCGGGTGCCGTTACGGCAGCTTCATGTGTAGTGATGGGGTGTGCTCATGGAATATTTCTGTTGTGTAATAATTCAAGATCAACATAACAATAATGTAATACGACGGGAATTGCAAGAAAGAAAGGGTGGCTCAAGATATTGACTTTATCACTGGTGCCAGTAAAATGCGGAAGACTACCCAAAAAAACGTTTAAAATAATCAATCAACAACGCAAAAACATAGTATTTCATTAACATTTACCCAAAAGCCCTATGAGTTCATTACGGTTAATCTCAGTAATGCCTTTCTCGTAATGCTCTTGAATTATTTCTTTTAACTGTACCTTTATCTCATCAATTTTAAATGGATATTTATACCTTTTTTTCTTAAATGAGTAGATATAGTGAATTCCTTTATCATATAGGATTAGATCAAACGATTGGAATTGTATGTATGCTCCTGTATCTTTTGCAGTTAAAACAACCTCTCCCCCTTCATAAGGCAACTTATTTTTTCCACATTCCAATGTAAAAAATTCTTTGATATCTTCTCGCGTAACCTCAAGATCTGATTGCTCTACGAGACTATATGCTTTCTTCTTTTCTTCCTCGGGGTGATCTCTCTCCCAAACAAATAATGATACGATTTGATTTGCTTCATCCTTGAGCCAAGTCGCGAGGGTTTTGTGTTGACTAGCCCTAGTCAATGATTTCTGCATATTTTTATGTTTTTTTCTATATTCATTAAAATATTTTACGAATATCTTTGAATCAGAAACATTAACAATGTGTTGTTTATTCTTCAACCCTTCGATCTTTGCTTTGTATTCATGATATAATGACTCATTTTTTACAACAGTCATTATATCTCGCTCTAGACGAACTCCAGTTACTGTAAAATTTGCACTTCCTATAATGACAATATTTGGATCAACTAAATACAATTTCCAATGCACACTCGACTCATATCTAAAGTCAACATAAGTCATCAATTGTTCGTCAGCATTATTTTGGCAATACTCAATGAGTTTCGGTGAACTAAAAGAATTTATTGTCCCTATTATTATTTCGACACGATTTCCGTTTGCCACCAGTGTTCCGAGCAGATCCTCAGTTCCGCTCGCAAATGCCGTAACAATTTGTATTTTTCGATTTGAAAAGGTTTTTAGAGTTGATTCTAAATCGTTGTTTGAATCTAGTATTTTCATGTTTCACACTCTCGTCAGCAACCGCTGATTGACAAGGATTATGGATATTACTGAAATCACCCTGTAGCCGCCAACGCCGCGCCAAAGGCCCCAATGATATCCGGGAACTCCGGCACCAGCACCTGGGTGTCACCGAGCCGCTCCTGGAGCATTTGCACCATACAGGGATTATTAGCCACCCCACCGGAAAAGGCCACAGTCTCACCGTAACCAGTGCGTGAAAGCATGGCGATCAGACGAGTAACCACAGAACTATGCACGGCCCGCGCAATCTGCTCACGAGGAACACCTCGGTTTTTCATGGAGATCACCTCAGACTCGGCAAAGACCGTACACATGGAGTTGATCTGCACCTCCTGCTCCGCAGCAAGGGCCGCTTGGCCGAACTCCGCTAACGGATAAGCAAGAGAAGCAGCCATAATCTCTAAAAAACGCCCAGTACCAGCAGCGCATTTATCGTTCATCTGAAAATGAGCCACCTTGCCCTGAGCATTCAGGGTGATGACCTTGGAATCCTGCCCGCCCACATCAACGATGGTGGTGCAGTCGGGCAGGTGATGACGAATACCCAAGGCATGGGCCTTGATTTCGGTGATGACCTGGTCGGCAAAATGCTCAGCAGCAAGATGGCGCCCATAACCAGTGGCAACTACCTTATCTGCCCGAAAATCGGCAATCATCTTTTCTGCTTGTCGATGGGGCTCAAAGCCGGATTCAACAATCCGATGATCCACCAAGCATTCCCCATCCCAAACCGCCATTTTCACGGTCCGGGAACCGAGATCAACACCGATGTACATACTCCATATTCTCCTTACAGGTTGTAGGGGCAGGCCCCTGTGCCTGCCCGAAAATAAGGGCGAACACAGGGGTTCGCCCCTACTTAGTCACTCAGCTGTTCCAAAAAGGCCTCAATCCGAGTCTGCATCTGCCCCATATCCTCGGGGGAATAATCAGATTCCAGCGAGAGATAGGGAATTCCTTCCTTATCACAGGCCTCGCGGATCCGTACTTCCTCGATATTATAGGTATGGCAGAACTGGAGAGAGTAGTTGATAATTCCCTGGGCCCCGGACTCACGGAACTCCTTGACCACCTGGTCAATCCGCTCGTTATTGGGGGTAAAGCAGGAGCAATCAATTTCCTTGTAACGATCAGTGAGCGCGGCCAGCATATTATCCATACCAGTGACAGACTCATCGATCAGGTCCTTGAAATAACGGGTACCTATGCAGGATTCCTCGTTAACGATTACCGCCCCTGCCCCTTCCACCAGGTTATGCACCTTCCAGTTGGGCAGGGCCATTGGCGAACCAGCGACCATCACCCGGGCGCTCTTCTGTCCCTGGACCGTCACCTGCTGCGCGACCCGCTCGTCCAGCTCATCGCAGAGGGCGTTGAGCCTCTCGGTAAAGCGAACCGGATCATCATAAAAGGCGATCTGCTCAATGAGCAGGCCGTCTTTACCGGAAATCGGGGAAGGATTATGATGACGCAGGTTGTTCAACCGTTGCAATGCCTTGCGCTTATTATTCATCAATTTAATCGCCGCCGCCAGATCAGCCTCGGTTATTTCCTTGCCCGTGGTCTCTTCCATCTTAACCTTAAAGGCCTTGACCTCTTCATGCCAGAGCGCAATGCTCTGCGGCTTCTTGGTCTGGGGAATCTCCATCACATGGGTGGGGATCAGACGATCCAGCAATTCCCAGGTCTTTTTCTTGGCATCACAGGTGGTCTCGCCATAGAGAAAATCTGCTACCTGAAAATAGGGACAGATTCGGCCAGCCTTAAAACCATAGGCTGACTTGACCATCGGGCAGATGTTACGAGGCAGGGTCTTTTCTGCATCCGGCACCGAGCCCTGCGAACCACCGCAGAGCCCAATGCATATACCACCCGCAGCAAGAACAATCTCTTCCGGGATGTAGACACAGAAGGTACCGACTACCGGTTTTCCCTCGGCTTTAGCCTCCACCAATTCCTTGATCCGCCCGCCGTGTAACTCAGCGATCATCTCATCAAAATAGGCCATAGCCTTGGGACGATTCTCCTGGCTGAGGAAGGCTTGCGCATAGACATCACCCAGCATCTTGCGGGCCTTGTCAAAACGCTCCACATCCACGTCCAGAGATTGCCACAGCTCCGGGTAGGCCTTGACTTCAAAATCACTCATTTTCGCCTCCCGGATCAACCGCAGGAACCGTTGCAGGAACAACCGCAGGAACCGCCATCGCCTCCTCCTGCCAACGGTTTTTCGCTGGTGATACTGAAACCACCACCGGAACAACCACAGCCGCTGCTGGACTCAAGATAATCTACCTTGATAGCTCCACAGGTTTCTGTAAGGGCCTTTTCTACCAGAAAGCTCACGCCTTCCTGCTCAAAGCTCAGGTCATTTTCCTTGGCCTCATCAAGGGCCAATCCCAGGCTGGGTCCTGAACATCCACCGGACATCAGAAAGATGCGTACAGAGGACTCAATATTCTGCTGCCCCAAGTATTCCTTGATGTTTGCAATTGCTGATTCTGTTACTTCAATCATGATTTTCTCCTGAAATTATTAATAAAGTTATAAACCGGGAAATACAAAGAACGAGATGACTCGTTCCGTCCCGAACAAATCCAAGCCGTCAGCCCGACAATGAGTTCAAAAGCAGAATACATTTTGAGAAAACATACTATTACAGAGAACACTCTCCAAAGATTAAGACAAGAGAGATTCCTGCTCGCGAAATGCGCGATGAGATGGCATCAGACGGTCTTCTGCTCGTCTGATCTTCAGAGCGGGGGAATAAATTTCCGAAAAAATCAGAGGGGAGAGGTCACCGCTGTTATATCCTGCCAGCCCCAACTGGGCCGGGTACCGTTTTACGGCCTCAGGTATATGGAGGAATAGGAGGGAAAGACATCATACAGTGATTAGGTGAGAGAAAAATTGAGAGCTTTATATTAAAAATAAAGGTGCCACAGATTCAAGGCGATTGCAATGGAAAAGCGTAGGGATCCAAGGAGCACCTACGCCTCTCCAATACGATAACACCCTGTTCTAACTTTTATTCACAAGAGTAATCTGATCATTGAGTGTCCAGAGATCATAGAGAATACCTAAACCGAACAGCCCTACAGTGAAAAGGTAGATAATCCCGCTCACCCATTTTCCCATGTACATACGGTGGATCCCAAAGGCACCCAAAAAAACCAGGAAAATCCAGCAGAGGTTGTAATCTATAGGACCAGGAGCAAAGCGCAGATCAGCCTCACTATCCATGCCGGGAATCAGAAAAAGATCAACAATCCAACCAATACCGAGCAGCCCCAGGGTGAAAAAATAAATGGTACCGGAAATCGGTTTGCCGTAATAAAAGCGATGCATTCCCATGAAACCAAAAATCCAGAGAATGTATCCTATTGTTACACTATGCGTGTCACGCTTACTCATTATCAACTCTCCTTTCTCTTGTCATGAAGTTTCCTGCTACATGGCAACCAGAGGCAAATACGCTGGTTGCCAGCGAAAATTACGGATTAATTTCTGCAAACGCACTGGATCGTTATTATGCTGGAACGTAGAGAAGGCACAGGGACGACTTACCCCCGCAGCAATGGCCGCCTCACCTACGGCCTGAGCAACTTTGATGCTTATCTTGGAAAGATCTGTCACAGGAGGAAGAAGTGCGCCATCCCGCATGGCATCAAGGCTCACACAGGAGGAGACAGCGCTGGCAGCAGCGGTAAAAAACTCCGGCAGTACAGCCCGTGAGCCAGCCATCAAGGTGCCGAGTCCTACTCCAGGAAAAATAAAAACATTATTGGCCTGGGCCACAAAGAAGGCCCGCCCCTCATAGAGTACATCCGGGAAGGGGGAACCTGTTCCTACCAAAGCGAGCCCTCTGGTCCAGTTATAAATATCTGCCGGAACAGCCTCAGCATGGTCGGTAGGATTGGAAAGCGGCATAACCACCGGACGCTCTGTATGCTCCAGCAGTGCCGTAACAACCTCCTTGCTAAAACATCCAGGCTGCCCTGAAGTACCAATGAGGACTGTAATCCCTGCCTGTTTCACCACATTCTCCAGCGCGCCATCTTTTTCTTCCCGGAGCCACTCCAGTGCTGCCGGATCTTGGGCAAACTTCTGCTTATAGGGCAACAGCTCGCGATCCGTGGTGATCAGCCCCTTGGAATCCAAAGTAAAGATCTGTCGACGTGCCTCCTCTTCTGACAGGCCCTCCGCGCACAGAGCAATCATGATCTGCTCTGCAATACCAATCCCCCCTGCCCCGGCTCCATGAATAAGGAACTTCTGCTGTGACAGCTTTTCCTGCTTGATCCGCATAGCCGTGTAAATAGCTGCCAAAGCCACAGATCCAGTCCCTTGGATATCATCGTTAAAGGAGATCATATCATGGAGAAAGGTATCGCGGATGGCAAAGGCATTCTGCTTGGAAAAATCTTCCCACTGGCACAGAGCACTGGGAAAAACATTGCGGAAGGCCCGGGCAAAACGCTGGATAAAATCGATATACTGATCCCCGGCAATGCGCTTATGCCGCCAGCCCAGATATTCATGATCATTGAGCAACGCCTCATTATTAGTCCCCACATCCAACGAGATGGGCAGGCAATGCCAAGGCGCAATGCCTGCCCCCTGGGTATAGAGCATCAGCTTACCCAGGCAGATGGCGATCCCGCCAGCGCCCTGATCACCGAGTCCAAGAATACCATGGTTATCCGTCACCACAGCAACCCGGATATCCCGCTGCTGGAATCGACGCAACACATTCTCGGCCTGATCAATATTCCCGGGATGAAAATGGAGCCCATTGGCTGAGCGAAACATGGAGGAGTACTGCTGACAGGCATATCCCACGGTCGGGGTATAGATAATCGACATGTAACGGCTGATATCGCTCTTGATCAGGGCATGGGCCAGGGTCACATTGCGATCAAAAAGCGAACGGATATAGACAAAGCGCTCAATATCCGAGTCCTTGGCTTCCACTTTGATCCGGCTGTTTTCCACCTGTTCTTCCAGGCTGCGCACAGCAGGGGGCAGCATGGCAATCAGTCCGAGACGCTGCCGCTCATCATTAGTAAAAGCAGTTCCCCGGTTAATAAAAGGGTCTGAATGAAGGCTGAGCCCGCTGGCGTAGACATAGATCTCGCGGGTGTTGCCGTATTCATCGTATTTGAACAGGGAGGAAGTCTCCGACATAGGTGCAGTCTCCTAAAAAAGTACTCTTTCCGGCGTGCCCTGAGATATCCGTAAAAAGGAATGTACAGGAAGGTGCCAGTCTTCTTTACCAATGGAGTTTACCTGTACCCTGAGGAAACTTCAAGGGGAAGCCATTTTTCATCTATAGACCCAAAATCATCTGCGAAGTTTTTCGTCTCCTATCATATCACTATCAACCTCCCTTCAGCTCTCACAAAAAATACTATTTATTCAATTTGACGAGATTGTTCCGCTTTCAGACGGCTCCGTACCTGGATACAAAGCAATTAAGATGATATAAATTATCAGTACCAATTAACACTCAAAACAAAACAAAAAGGTGGAACATATGAGTACAAACAGAAGACAAAAGGCTATGAAGGTCAGAGTTTCCGCAGCAGAACTGGCAGCGAATAGGGTCCACCCACGACATGTGGCAAACGGCGATGAGCAAAAATTTCGCCGAAAGGATGGATCTCCCAGTTATCTCGCCAGCTTTACCAAGGGCCTGCCTCATAACCATGAGACAGGCCTTATTTGTGATCCCGAGGATTTTCAACAATTCGTCCGGGGAATCGACAGCGGAGATCCCCGAGACTTCGTCGACACCCCGCTGGGCCCAAAGGGATACCCCTGTACGTGTACAGGATGTGCCTGCGAAAAGACGGAACAAGTAAGTACGGCCAAGACCGATCCTGAGCAAAATTCCTCCCAGGAAGATCCTTCCCAGTGCGGGTGTACGGGCGAGAGGAATAAGGAGGAAGAGAATTGCTGCCCTTGCGTGTGGAAATCTGAAAAAGGGAGGTACAAAAATAAAGTCCGAGCCTGGGAGAGTCAGGGAGGAGGGAACACCTTTGATCTGGAAGGACCTGATGCACAGGCAGTTACCATGCCTCCAGCTCCGGCCTTGGGCAGTGATGAACTGATCGCAGAAATGGCTGAGGTTTATGCGCAGGCCTTATTGCGGGATGTGCCGTTTACTGAAATCACCGATTGTTCTGGTGACAAGGTTAATGAGATCATTGAGACCCTCAATAAGCTCGATTGGATTAACACAAAATGCGGCCTGACTCCAGCTGAAGATTCCCGTAGAAGAAAAGTGAATCCCAAGACAGGGCTTCTTGACGGACAGACTGTCTTCCGAGGAATCACACCTGGCGATGAAATTGGGCCGTATATTTCCCAATTTCTCCTGGTAGGCAATAAAGGGCTGATGGATGCGCACAATCCTTGTGAGGGACGAATTGCCTATGGATCCATTACCATTGACCAACGGGTACGAAAGGTTCACGAGTGTGATTTCATGACAACCTGGAACGAGTGGTTTGATGTCCAGAATGGAGCTGATTTACGGGGGGATGAGCAATATGAAAAAAAGGGCAAGGTTCCTACATATCGATTCATTACAACCCCGCGCGATCTGGCGACCTATGTCCATTATGATGCCCTGTACGAAGCCTATCTCAACGCCTGCCTGATCATGCTTGGCGACAAGGTTCCCTTTGATCCGGGCATCCCCTTTCAAAGAGAAGATATCGATGATCACCAGCAGGGATTTGCCCATTTCGGCGGACCACATATCCTTTCGCTCGTGACCGAAGTTGCTACCCGTGCCCTCAAGGCTGTGCGCTTCCAGAAATTCAATGTACATCGCCGAATGCGGCCTGAGGTACTAGCCGCAAGGTTGACCCGTTACAACCACCTAAAACCGGAAAAATTTATTTCGGAACTAAGTGAGGAGGAATTGGGAAAACTGAACAGTGAAGACGTCAAGATCATGGAGGAAAATGAAGAAAAGTTTAGAACATCAGGCCTAGATGTTCTTGAGCTAGGAAGAATGGTAGGAGCTGATGGGTTAAAAGATATCCTCACGATGGTAGGAGAAAAAAACAGTGAAACAAACTGTGATGATAACGAGCTTAACTATCTTCTCCCTATGGCCTTTCCCGAAGGCTCTCCCATGCACCCTGCCTACGGTGCAGGACATGCAACTGTTGCCGGGGCCTGCGTAACGATCCTCAAGGCTTTTTTTGATCATAGCCATCCCCTACGCTTAGCCGGAGATGATAAGCATGCCTTTGTCCCCTGCGGTGACGGATCATACTTGGAGTGCGTAAAGATTGAAAATGGCAGTTTAACCGTCGAAGGAGAACTCAACAAACTTGCCTCCAATATCTCTATTGGCCGCGACTGGGCAGGAGTGCATTACTTCTCTGACTACATCGAGTCTCTCCGCATGGGCGAGCAGATTGCCATTGGTATCCTGGAAGAGCAGAAGCTCACCTACGGCGAAAATTTTTCCATGACCATCCCCCTGTTTGACGGCGGCACCATCCGCATCTAATCCATCAAACGCAAACAGGCCCCTTATATATTGTGAGGGGCCTCTATTTCAGCACGAGTTGATTCAATACAAAGGAGGAACTTCTCATGTCCGATTCAAAAGTATGGACCAAGAAAATTGTTCAGCAACACGCAAAGGTAGCAGCTGATGTTGAGTTGTACACCATCCCTTTCTACACCACAGTGATGACCTCAATCAAGGATGTGAACAGCGAGGCCTACAAGATTATTCAGGGCATCCTAATTGAAGAAATGATGCATTTGCAGTTGGCTTCCAATCTTTGCGTTGCTCTGGATACAACACCTCAATTTAACTCTCCCAACTTTCACTGTGACATTCCATATCTGAAGCCGGGCGTTGTTCTTAATGCGGATATGGAACCTCTCAATGAAAACAGCCTTCGGGTCATGCTGGCCATTGAAACCCCGGAAAGCGTCTTGGCCGGAAACGGAGACTCAACCCCGAACGGCAATGATACGCCTCAATATCCCTATAGTTCCATCGGAGAAATGTATAATGCCCTGTTTACGGGCATTGAGAAGGTAGGCCCGGAGCAGTTCAGTTGGAACACTGACGATCAACATCAATTCTGGGTAGACCAGGGATACCCCCAGATTATAAGCACACCTGAGGAGGCAAGACAGGCTGTTGATGCCATTGAGGCCCAAGGTGAGGGAGGGCATACAGAACAGAATATCAACGATCCAAACCAGGCCTCCAATTCTGACAATTTCCTCATTACTCCAGAAGAATATCAAATGAACAATACCGCTCCTGATGGCTCCTTCCACATTCCTATAGAACTGAAGAAATACTGCCATTACGGTCGCCTTCTCCATATCAAGAACACCGGTATCCCAGAAACCTACACAGGGACAGACAACCCTACCTACAAGGCCAATAAAGAATTACGGGTCAAACTGGCAATGATGCTCGGCACGCTCAATATGCTCTGGCTGGGAGACACCTTTATGCCACCAGGTGCCCGCTGGGGCATGGCCCTGCAATTAATGCGAGATGTGGGGTCATTAGCAAGGGAATGCTGGGAGAACGGCGTGGTTCCAGATTGGTCATAATAAGAAGTGAATCTCCCTCTCCCTGAAGGAGAGGGAGAACA contains:
- a CDS encoding universal stress protein, which produces MNPTKVMNTSKVIALATDGSSSTDGAVQEAIFLAQSCRARIVVLHVIPIDSGSATAIHASTSSSLLESKKYLKRLKTLTDDNEIPCEIIIEESYQPDKAIVELSYKHQADLLIMGRNSRQGLRKLLAGSMTSKVIGRGFPKVLVVPKDFTIGGDKVLLAIDGSEASEAAADEIIDMGIHCTNLKEVYALSVTRSEDGLAEARALAEAACNRGKEKAPRVIFHPMSLAGRPAADLISQTAAEKQVDMILIGGHGKGLTKLLMGHVTEKVIGKAHCAVLVIEKKKEDGYIPEDNE
- a CDS encoding universal stress protein, translated to MTKHNARLLGEAEVIALATDGSSYTEGAVQETIFLAQGCGAKIVILHVISVGSGSTTGPRASAVKVPQEISDYLDNIKKMADDHGITCDIVIEQSYYSPEKTIVDLAYKHNADVLIMGRHGKRGLIKLLVGGMTSKVIGQGFPQTLVVPSHATVQGEKILVATDGSESGQAATETAISMGQNCTTLKEIYILSVADSEDELEASQERVETVCAKGQEMAPRPTFHPIALVGKPSADVIAQTAEEKQVDMILVGGHGKGLSKMLMGHVTEKVIGKAHCAVLVIEKKEVEEETQEDASENSE
- a CDS encoding acyl-CoA dehydratase activase, which codes for MYIGVDLGSRTVKMAVWDGECLVDHRIVESGFEPHRQAEKMIADFRADKVVATGYGRHLAAEHFADQVITEIKAHALGIRHHLPDCTTIVDVGGQDSKVITLNAQGKVAHFQMNDKCAAGTGRFLEIMAASLAYPLAEFGQAALAAEQEVQINSMCTVFAESEVISMKNRGVPREQIARAVHSSVVTRLIAMLSRTGYGETVAFSGGVANNPCMVQMLQERLGDTQVLVPEFPDIIGAFGAALAATG
- a CDS encoding phospholipase D-like domain-containing protein; the protein is MKILDSNNDLESTLKTFSNRKIQIVTAFASGTEDLLGTLVANGNRVEIIIGTINSFSSPKLIEYCQNNADEQLMTYVDFRYESSVHWKLYLVDPNIVIIGSANFTVTGVRLERDIMTVVKNESLYHEYKAKIEGLKNKQHIVNVSDSKIFVKYFNEYRKKHKNMQKSLTRASQHKTLATWLKDEANQIVSLFVWERDHPEEEKKKAYSLVEQSDLEVTREDIKEFFTLECGKNKLPYEGGEVVLTAKDTGAYIQFQSFDLILYDKGIHYIYSFKKKRYKYPFKIDEIKVQLKEIIQEHYEKGITEINRNELIGLLGKC
- a CDS encoding SulP family inorganic anion transporter, which produces MIFKFFPFLLWFKGYKPEMFKMDLVAGITVALVLIPQSMAYAQLAGLPAYYGLYAAFLPPMVAALFGSSRQLGTGPVAVVSLMSAASLESLATAGSQEFITYSIMLALVVGLFQFALGVLRLGMVVNFLSHPVINGFTNAAAIIIASSQFSKFFGVYVDKAPHHYQTMVRVVQAACDYTHWPTLLYGIAAILIMVASKRKNPRIPAVLLAVAITTLLSWATGFNQDALVPLSNIHSPGIQKKIERFNEVVSEVSHHGRERTDLGKAAEELHKAELEAHGAPPPIELLQIENEVAILSRKMDHAKHDAHLIRTELRRMKFEGIAHENQYTFYAREAIPPGVKTDGRTWRIKLGNSPLDTEKIILTSGGAVVGDVPEGIPSLSMPEINLKAVTKLLPTAIIISLLGFMEAIAIAKAMAAKTGQQIDANQELIGQGLANILGSAGQSYAVSGSFSRSAVNLQAGAVTGISSVVTSMMVLLTLMFFTPLLYHLPQATLAAVIMMAVIGLINTSGFIHAWKAQRYDGIISVITFLVTLYAAPHLDQGILVGFALSMGVFLYKSMRPVVAELSMNEEKILKSSEHYRLKGCRHISVVRFDGALFFANASYLDEQVGRFRNEHPNLRAILLDARGINDMDASGEEVLAMIVQRLRAAGLSFAMSSVKGQVMAVMERTHLLDKIGREHIYPDTKTAVASLTEEIHRDSNLPKDCCPDCPLTHYIPAP